The following are from one region of the Yoonia sp. R2331 genome:
- a CDS encoding cytochrome c family protein translates to MFDTMTMTKALGGFCGALLVFLLGGWAAEIIYHGGGGHHGEDHAQGYLIEVAGADETEEVVEEIDFAEVMASASAEDGEGLWRNCQSCHALEPGKHGTGPALYGVVDRQVAFYDDFNYSGALVAVAETWTAENLNAFLENPKGYAPGTAMGYNGMRKIEDRADLIAYLDSLDD, encoded by the coding sequence ATGTTCGACACAATGACGATGACCAAGGCACTGGGTGGCTTTTGTGGCGCGCTTTTGGTGTTTCTGCTGGGTGGCTGGGCTGCCGAGATCATCTATCACGGTGGTGGAGGGCATCATGGTGAGGACCATGCACAGGGTTACCTGATCGAGGTGGCCGGTGCGGATGAGACCGAAGAAGTGGTCGAAGAGATTGATTTTGCCGAAGTTATGGCCTCTGCCTCTGCCGAGGATGGCGAAGGGTTGTGGCGCAACTGTCAGTCCTGCCATGCGCTGGAACCCGGCAAGCACGGTACCGGCCCCGCCCTTTACGGTGTGGTTGACCGCCAAGTCGCGTTCTATGACGACTTCAACTATTCCGGCGCACTTGTCGCCGTGGCCGAAACCTGGACGGCCGAGAACCTGAACGCGTTCCTTGAAAACCCCAAGGGTTACGCACCTGGCACCGCAATGGGCTACAACGGGATGCGCAAGATCGAAGATCGCGCTGACCTGATCGCCTATCTGGACAGCCTGGACGACTAA
- a CDS encoding extracellular solute-binding protein, with protein sequence MPDRPRRVSKAKAAQPSVPLKLITTGTAILIGAAIWAGQAFADSHETVIESHGYSNFGELKYGPDAVLDYVNPDAPKGGEFSQWGFGTFDSFNLSTRKGTPAALSTIGYESILTSTLDDPYGAYCYLCETLEYPESRDWVIFNLRDDVKFWDGTTMDAEDIKFTFELYLEQGITEYRNVYSQFIDSVEVLDSHRIKFTFTESAPRRDVVTWVGGTSAFSKDWFESTETRLDEASDAPFMATGPYRLDSVDIGRQIVYRYDPEWWGAELPINQGRNNFETIRVEYFADSSAAFEGFKAGAYTFRTENSSKQWATGYDFPAIDDGWVKVEELPDGSIGSGQGFVFNLNRETWQDPRVRDAIALMVNFEWMNDSLFYGLYARPESFWDNSDLKATGAPSEGEVAILQPLVDEGLLDASILTDEARIPPVSSTTDRPLDRRNLRAASALLDEAGWVIGDDGMRVKDGKRLTLSFLERSPQFDRVINPIVENLQRLGVDAKLDRVDPSQWIERRRSGDFDIVNASLGQGYEPGQQLAQFFGSAAADDSSRNPMRLKLEASDRLIDVIVDAESLDELTTATRALDRVLRAEGFWIPQWQNDKHFIAYYDVFRYKEPVPALGLSPLDNWWYDSEAAAELEAAGAFQ encoded by the coding sequence ATGCCAGATCGCCCCCGCCGCGTGTCAAAAGCCAAAGCTGCCCAGCCTTCGGTACCTTTGAAACTGATAACGACGGGGACCGCAATCTTGATTGGCGCGGCGATCTGGGCCGGGCAAGCCTTTGCCGACAGCCACGAGACGGTGATCGAAAGCCACGGCTATTCCAACTTTGGCGAATTGAAGTACGGGCCTGATGCGGTATTGGACTATGTGAACCCGGATGCCCCTAAGGGCGGAGAGTTCAGCCAGTGGGGTTTTGGCACCTTTGACAGCTTCAATCTGTCGACCCGCAAGGGGACGCCTGCCGCGCTCAGCACGATCGGTTATGAAAGCATTCTGACTTCGACGCTGGATGACCCTTATGGCGCGTACTGCTACCTTTGCGAGACATTGGAATACCCCGAAAGCCGGGACTGGGTGATTTTCAATCTGCGCGACGATGTGAAGTTCTGGGACGGCACAACGATGGATGCCGAAGACATCAAGTTCACCTTTGAGCTTTATCTTGAGCAGGGCATCACAGAATATCGCAATGTTTATTCGCAATTCATCGATAGCGTTGAGGTCTTGGACAGCCACCGTATCAAGTTCACTTTCACCGAAAGCGCGCCGCGCCGGGACGTGGTGACGTGGGTTGGCGGGACATCAGCATTCTCCAAGGATTGGTTTGAAAGCACTGAAACCCGTCTGGACGAAGCGTCAGACGCGCCGTTTATGGCAACGGGTCCCTATCGCCTGGACAGCGTCGATATCGGAAGACAGATCGTTTATCGTTATGACCCCGAATGGTGGGGTGCAGAACTGCCGATCAATCAGGGCCGCAACAATTTCGAGACGATCCGCGTTGAATACTTTGCAGATAGCTCTGCCGCGTTTGAAGGGTTCAAGGCCGGGGCCTACACATTCCGTACAGAGAACAGTTCAAAGCAGTGGGCAACCGGATACGATTTTCCCGCCATTGATGATGGCTGGGTGAAAGTTGAGGAACTGCCAGACGGGTCCATCGGGTCGGGTCAGGGTTTTGTCTTTAACCTGAATCGCGAGACCTGGCAGGACCCGCGTGTGCGTGACGCCATTGCACTGATGGTGAACTTTGAATGGATGAACGACAGTTTGTTCTATGGGCTGTATGCGCGGCCCGAGTCGTTTTGGGACAACTCTGACTTGAAGGCGACCGGTGCCCCGAGTGAGGGTGAGGTTGCGATCTTGCAACCGCTGGTCGACGAGGGGCTTTTGGATGCTTCGATCCTGACAGACGAGGCGCGGATACCGCCGGTTTCCAGCACAACTGACCGCCCACTTGACCGCCGCAATCTGCGCGCCGCCAGCGCCCTTCTCGACGAAGCTGGTTGGGTGATCGGGGATGACGGGATGCGGGTGAAGGATGGCAAGCGTCTGACGCTGTCATTCCTTGAGCGTTCGCCGCAGTTTGACCGGGTCATCAACCCGATCGTTGAAAATCTGCAACGGCTTGGGGTCGATGCAAAGCTGGATCGTGTTGACCCGTCGCAATGGATTGAACGGCGTCGGTCCGGCGATTTCGATATCGTCAATGCCTCGCTTGGGCAGGGGTACGAGCCGGGCCAGCAATTGGCGCAATTCTTCGGAAGCGCCGCCGCTGATGACAGTTCGCGCAACCCTATGCGGCTGAAATTGGAGGCGTCGGATCGGTTGATCGACGTGATTGTGGATGCTGAGTCCCTTGACGAGCTGACAACCGCGACCCGTGCGTTGGACCGGGTTCTGCGGGCCGAAGGTTTTTGGATCCCACAGTGGCAGAACGACAAGCACTTTATCGCCTATTACGATGTGTTCCGGTATAAGGAACCTGTCCCGGCGCTTGGCTTGTCGCCACTTGACAACTGGTGGTACGATTCAGAAGCGGCGGCCGAACTGGAAGCCGCAGGCGCGTTCCAGTAA
- a CDS encoding ABC transporter ATP-binding protein — protein MSVVLDVKGLNVGFRQDGQVSPAVRDVSFQIVKGETVALVGESGSGKSVTALSTVQLLGDSAEVSGSIRYEGAEMVDADENELRRVRGNDISFIFQEPMTSLNPLHTIERQLSESIELHQGLRGAKVTNRIIQLLNQVGIRDAESRLSAYPHQLSGGQRQRVMIAMALANGPDLLIADEPTTALDVTIQAQILDLLEDLKRKEGLSMLFITHDLTIVRKIADRVCVMKDGEIVETGPTAEIFDNPQHPYTQMLLAAESAGVPDPVPAEAATVAETDALKIWFPIQRGLLKRTVGHVKAVNSATLTVRAGETVGIVGESGSGKTTLALAMMRLIQSEGRISFEGTDIHHLNQRQMRPLRSEMQIVFQDPYGSLSPRMTIEQIIAEGLTIHDVDPTRDPREMVAEIMSEVGLDPDMMHRYPHEFSGGQRQRIAIARAMILRPKLVVLDEPTSALDMTVQVQIVELLRDLQKKFGLAYLFISHDLKVVRALSHKVMVMKQGDVVEAGNAADIFDAPQTDYTRTLMAAAFEGRAV, from the coding sequence ATGAGTGTTGTTCTGGACGTCAAAGGCCTGAATGTCGGTTTCCGGCAGGACGGGCAGGTCAGCCCCGCGGTGCGCGATGTCTCGTTCCAGATCGTCAAAGGCGAGACGGTGGCGCTGGTCGGTGAAAGCGGGTCGGGTAAGTCGGTGACGGCCCTGTCGACGGTGCAATTGCTGGGCGACAGCGCAGAAGTCAGCGGGTCGATCCGCTACGAAGGTGCCGAGATGGTGGATGCCGACGAAAATGAGCTCCGCCGCGTGCGGGGCAATGACATCAGTTTCATCTTCCAAGAGCCGATGACATCGCTGAACCCGCTGCACACGATCGAGCGGCAGTTGTCGGAATCCATTGAACTGCATCAGGGGCTGCGCGGGGCCAAGGTCACCAATCGGATCATTCAATTGCTGAACCAGGTGGGCATCCGCGACGCCGAAAGCCGCCTGTCGGCCTATCCGCATCAGTTGTCGGGGGGGCAGCGTCAGCGGGTGATGATCGCAATGGCGTTGGCGAATGGGCCGGATTTGCTGATTGCGGATGAACCCACAACGGCGCTGGATGTGACCATTCAGGCGCAAATTCTGGACCTGCTCGAAGACCTCAAACGCAAAGAGGGGCTGTCGATGTTGTTCATCACGCATGATCTGACGATCGTGCGCAAAATCGCGGACAGGGTCTGTGTGATGAAGGACGGCGAGATCGTCGAAACCGGCCCCACAGCCGAGATTTTTGACAACCCGCAGCATCCCTATACGCAGATGTTGCTGGCCGCGGAAAGTGCAGGCGTTCCCGACCCAGTGCCCGCAGAAGCGGCCACGGTGGCCGAAACCGATGCGTTAAAAATCTGGTTCCCGATCCAGCGCGGGTTGCTCAAGCGGACGGTGGGGCATGTCAAAGCGGTCAACAGCGCAACGCTGACGGTCCGCGCGGGCGAAACTGTTGGGATCGTGGGGGAAAGCGGGTCGGGCAAGACCACGCTGGCGCTGGCGATGATGCGGTTGATCCAGTCCGAAGGGCGGATCAGTTTCGAAGGCACGGACATTCACCACCTGAACCAACGGCAGATGCGACCATTGCGGTCAGAGATGCAGATTGTGTTTCAAGACCCCTACGGCAGTCTGAGCCCACGGATGACGATTGAACAGATCATCGCAGAGGGCCTGACCATCCACGATGTAGATCCCACCCGCGACCCGCGCGAGATGGTGGCCGAGATCATGTCCGAAGTGGGCCTTGATCCTGATATGATGCACCGCTACCCGCACGAGTTTTCCGGCGGGCAACGGCAGCGGATTGCCATCGCGCGCGCGATGATCCTGCGGCCAAAACTGGTGGTGCTGGATGAACCAACCAGCGCATTGGACATGACGGTGCAAGTGCAGATCGTGGAACTGTTGCGCGACCTGCAAAAGAAGTTCGGGCTGGCCTATCTGTTCATCAGCCACGACCTGAAGGTCGTGCGCGCGCTGTCGCACAAGGTGATGGTGATGAAACAGGGCGATGTGGTCGAGGCGGGCAATGCGGCAGACATCTTTGACGCGCCGCAGACCGACTACACACGTACGTTGATGGCCGCCGCGTTCGAGGGGCGGGCGGTCTGA
- a CDS encoding microcin C ABC transporter permease YejB, whose translation MGAYILRRLLLVIPTLLGIMIINFGLIQFVPGGPIEQIIAEMEGGGNVFESISGGGSELVESGDGDFIGGRGLPQDFIEELEREFGFDKPPLERFLNMMWNYMRFDFGESYFRSVSVVDLVLEKMPVSITLGLWSTLIAYLVSIPLGIKKAIRDGSKFDTWTSGAIIIGYAIPGFLFALLLIVFFAGGSYWRIFPLRGLTSDNWEQLSLIGKVLDYFWHITLPVLASTISAFATLTLLTKNSFLDEIKKQYVITAKAKGLTESRVLYGHVFRNAMLIVISGFPALFIGVFFGGSLIIETFFSLDGLGRLGFEAAVARDYPVVFGTLFAFSLIGLVVGILTDLTYVFIDPRIDFEGRG comes from the coding sequence ATGGGCGCCTATATCCTACGCAGGTTGCTGCTGGTGATCCCGACTCTATTGGGGATCATGATTATCAACTTTGGCCTGATCCAGTTTGTGCCGGGTGGCCCAATTGAGCAAATCATCGCGGAGATGGAAGGCGGCGGAAACGTCTTCGAAAGCATCTCGGGCGGCGGCAGCGAATTGGTGGAAAGCGGTGACGGTGATTTCATCGGGGGCCGAGGGCTGCCGCAGGACTTCATCGAAGAATTGGAGCGCGAATTCGGGTTCGACAAGCCGCCTTTGGAACGGTTCCTGAACATGATGTGGAACTACATGCGGTTTGATTTCGGCGAGAGCTATTTCAGGTCGGTGAGCGTGGTTGATCTGGTGCTTGAAAAGATGCCGGTCAGCATCACCTTGGGGCTTTGGTCGACCCTGATCGCCTATCTTGTCTCGATCCCGTTGGGGATCAAGAAGGCCATTCGCGACGGGTCAAAGTTTGACACCTGGACCAGTGGCGCGATCATAATTGGCTACGCGATCCCGGGTTTTTTGTTCGCACTGTTGCTGATTGTGTTCTTTGCAGGCGGGTCTTACTGGCGCATCTTCCCGCTGCGTGGGCTGACAAGCGACAATTGGGAACAACTGTCGTTGATCGGCAAAGTGCTGGATTACTTCTGGCATATCACGCTGCCGGTGCTCGCCTCGACCATCAGCGCCTTTGCGACGCTGACGCTGTTGACCAAGAACAGCTTTCTGGACGAGATCAAAAAGCAATATGTAATCACCGCCAAGGCCAAGGGCCTGACCGAAAGCCGCGTGTTGTATGGCCATGTCTTTCGCAACGCGATGCTGATCGTGATCTCGGGCTTTCCCGCACTTTTTATTGGTGTGTTCTTTGGTGGGTCGCTGATTATCGAGACGTTTTTCAGCCTTGATGGGCTTGGGCGGTTGGGTTTTGAGGCCGCAGTCGCACGGGACTATCCAGTGGTCTTTGGCACGCTCTTTGCCTTTTCACTCATCGGGCTCGTGGTCGGCATTTTGACGGACCTGACTTATGTCTTCATTGATCCACGGATCGACTTTGAAGGGCGCGGATGA
- a CDS encoding aromatic ring-hydroxylating dioxygenase subunit alpha — MGEPVRTLAARYYTDPDVFAAEQAGLLARTWQFGCHASDLAEPGAYATFEIAGESLFAVRGQDDKIRAFYNVCQHRAHQLVQGTGTTRVVVCPYHAWTYELTGQLRSGPNLNAVEGFDKSSVCLTEVRTEELLGFVFVNLDPDAAPMEDWFPRVRAELEDWVPHWASLRPLQWVDVPEACNWKVSVENYSECYHCSLNHPTFAKGVIKPETYDIQPQGMCLRHTTECQALDQMTYDINSGFAHAHEYSSWFLWPMFSFQVYPGNVLNTYHWRPDGAGRVVVWRGWYAVDGAEDATVRQLAQQDRATTVAEDIHLVESVQRGLQSRGYRPGPLVVDPKGGVNSEHPVMHLQRWMREGIDG; from the coding sequence ATGGGTGAACCGGTCAGAACGCTCGCGGCGCGGTATTACACCGACCCGGATGTTTTTGCCGCAGAGCAGGCGGGCCTGTTGGCGCGGACGTGGCAGTTCGGCTGCCATGCCTCTGATCTGGCAGAGCCGGGGGCCTATGCCACCTTTGAAATCGCGGGTGAGAGCCTGTTCGCGGTTCGCGGACAGGACGACAAGATCCGCGCCTTTTACAATGTCTGCCAGCACCGCGCGCATCAGTTGGTGCAGGGCACGGGCACCACACGGGTCGTGGTTTGCCCCTATCACGCCTGGACCTACGAGCTGACAGGGCAGTTGCGGTCGGGGCCGAACCTCAACGCTGTTGAGGGGTTCGACAAATCCAGCGTTTGCCTGACAGAAGTGCGCACCGAAGAGTTGTTGGGCTTTGTCTTTGTGAACCTTGATCCTGACGCGGCCCCGATGGAGGATTGGTTCCCGCGCGTGCGCGCGGAATTGGAAGACTGGGTGCCGCATTGGGCCAGCCTGCGCCCGCTTCAATGGGTTGACGTGCCAGAGGCCTGCAACTGGAAAGTCTCGGTCGAGAATTATTCGGAATGCTATCATTGCAGCCTGAACCACCCGACCTTTGCCAAGGGCGTGATCAAGCCTGAAACCTATGACATTCAGCCACAGGGCATGTGCCTGCGCCACACCACCGAATGTCAGGCGCTGGATCAGATGACTTATGACATCAACTCTGGCTTTGCCCACGCACATGAATATTCCAGCTGGTTCCTCTGGCCGATGTTCAGCTTTCAGGTCTATCCCGGCAACGTGCTGAACACCTATCACTGGCGACCCGATGGCGCGGGGCGGGTGGTGGTCTGGCGCGGGTGGTATGCGGTCGATGGGGCCGAGGATGCCACCGTGCGGCAGCTGGCGCAGCAGGACCGCGCGACCACTGTTGCAGAAGACATCCATCTGGTGGAATCGGTGCAGCGCGGACTGCAGTCGCGCGGCTATCGCCCCGGCCCGCTGGTGGTGGACCCCAAAGGCGGTGTGAACTCTGAACATCCGGTCATGCATCTGCAGCGCTGGATGCGAGAGGGCATAGATGGCTGA
- a CDS encoding ABC transporter permease, which produces MAETFFAPSSPPKRMWLSPLNQRRLRNFNRNRRAVWSLWIFLVLFVFSLFAEFIANNKPILVSYRGELRMPIFQFYSERDFGGDFPTEAGYNDIEVKCLIATGGLEECLFEPESLVEAVEQGVDLDIEGFQKGWAIWPIIPYSYDTIVDVRGVAPAPPSDTNWLGTDDTKRDVTARIIYGFRLSIFYALIVTSGIAVLGIMAGAVQGYFGGWTDLLFQRFIEVWSGIPSLYVIIIMTAILGRSFWLLVILSIVFGWPALVGLVRAEFLRARNFEYVRAAKALGVGDRTIMFRHMLPNAMVATVTMLPFMITGAIGGLAGLDFLGFGLPSSAPSLGELTLQAKQNLQAPWLGITAFFTFAIMLSLLVFVFEGVRDAFDPRKTFS; this is translated from the coding sequence ATGGCCGAGACATTTTTTGCACCCTCCTCGCCCCCGAAACGCATGTGGCTGTCACCTCTGAACCAGCGCCGTCTACGGAACTTCAACCGTAACCGCCGGGCCGTTTGGTCGCTGTGGATTTTTCTGGTGCTTTTTGTGTTCTCGCTGTTTGCAGAGTTCATCGCCAACAACAAACCGATTCTTGTCAGCTATCGCGGCGAGTTGCGGATGCCGATTTTCCAGTTCTATTCCGAGCGTGACTTTGGCGGGGATTTCCCGACTGAAGCGGGTTATAACGACATCGAGGTCAAATGCCTGATCGCGACGGGCGGTCTGGAAGAGTGCCTGTTTGAGCCGGAATCACTGGTCGAGGCTGTCGAGCAAGGCGTAGATCTGGACATCGAAGGGTTCCAGAAGGGCTGGGCGATTTGGCCGATCATTCCCTACAGCTATGACACAATTGTCGATGTGCGCGGGGTCGCACCCGCACCCCCATCGGATACCAATTGGTTGGGCACCGATGACACCAAACGCGATGTGACGGCGCGGATCATCTACGGCTTTCGATTGTCGATCTTCTATGCGTTGATCGTGACATCAGGCATTGCCGTTCTGGGCATTATGGCCGGGGCTGTCCAGGGCTATTTCGGGGGCTGGACTGATCTGCTGTTCCAGCGGTTCATCGAAGTTTGGTCAGGCATTCCGTCGCTGTACGTGATCATCATCATGACCGCGATTCTGGGCCGAAGTTTTTGGCTGCTTGTCATACTATCCATCGTGTTTGGCTGGCCTGCGTTGGTCGGCTTGGTGCGGGCGGAATTCCTGCGTGCGCGCAATTTTGAATACGTCCGCGCGGCCAAGGCATTGGGCGTGGGCGACCGCACGATCATGTTCCGCCACATGCTGCCCAATGCGATGGTGGCAACTGTGACAATGCTGCCCTTTATGATCACCGGCGCAATTGGCGGGCTGGCGGGCTTGGATTTTCTGGGCTTTGGCCTGCCGTCCTCTGCCCCGTCGCTGGGCGAGTTGACGTTGCAGGCCAAGCAGAACCTGCAAGCGCCTTGGCTGGGTATCACGGCCTTCTTTACCTTTGCCATCATGCTGTCGCTTCTGGTCTTCGTCTTTGAAGGCGTGCGCGATGCATTTGACCCCAGAAAGACCTTTTCATGA
- a CDS encoding carboxymuconolactone decarboxylase family protein produces MSTFDEDLFLKGLEQRKATLGAEYVDKNLAAADDFTRPFQEAMTAWCWGFGWGDDVIDAKTRSMMNLSMIGALGKMHEWEIHCRGAINNGVSREEIRAIIHVVGIYCGVPQALECFRVARKVLDED; encoded by the coding sequence ATGAGCACATTTGACGAAGACCTGTTTCTCAAGGGGCTGGAACAGCGCAAGGCGACGTTGGGGGCGGAATATGTCGACAAGAACCTTGCCGCCGCAGACGATTTCACCCGGCCTTTTCAAGAGGCGATGACCGCCTGGTGCTGGGGCTTTGGCTGGGGCGACGATGTGATCGACGCCAAGACCCGCAGCATGATGAACCTGTCGATGATTGGCGCGCTGGGCAAGATGCACGAATGGGAGATCCATTGCCGGGGGGCGATCAACAACGGTGTGTCGCGCGAAGAGATCCGCGCGATCATTCACGTCGTTGGCATCTACTGCGGCGTGCCGCAGGCGCTGGAGTGCTTTCGCGTGGCCCGCAAGGTGCTGGACGAAGACTAA
- a CDS encoding MurR/RpiR family transcriptional regulator, giving the protein MNGTDVSSTILERLAGELPALTPEARKAATYVLENPRDVGVSTVREIAQAAKVKPNTVVRMARQVGFEGYEDFREPFRAAIRAGNADFPDRVRWLQDIRKSGDLGGLYADMVQSALRNIEDSFAAVTADDLQAAAEAIWAARHVFTLGVGVNNANARNFTYLASTGMTQFHAIPRAGSTPIDDLAWADDQDVLIAITCKPYRSEVVEAVRIANEQGVTVIGLSDSPASPIIRNATHGFVVSADTPQFFPSSVSTIAMLETLLSFVIAVASDEIAGRVAKFHARRHAFGIYDEGLDG; this is encoded by the coding sequence ATGAATGGCACAGATGTATCATCGACAATCCTTGAACGGCTCGCGGGCGAATTGCCCGCCCTGACGCCAGAAGCGCGCAAGGCCGCGACTTACGTGTTGGAAAACCCGCGCGACGTCGGCGTATCGACCGTGCGCGAGATTGCGCAGGCGGCAAAGGTGAAACCCAACACGGTGGTGCGCATGGCACGGCAGGTTGGATTTGAAGGCTACGAGGACTTCCGAGAACCGTTTCGCGCCGCGATCCGCGCGGGCAATGCCGATTTCCCGGACCGTGTGCGCTGGTTGCAGGACATTCGCAAATCGGGCGATCTGGGCGGGCTTTATGCTGATATGGTCCAATCCGCGCTGCGCAATATCGAAGACAGCTTTGCCGCCGTCACCGCCGATGACCTGCAGGCAGCGGCCGAGGCGATCTGGGCCGCGCGCCATGTCTTTACGCTTGGTGTCGGTGTGAATAACGCCAACGCGCGCAACTTTACCTACCTTGCCTCGACCGGAATGACGCAGTTTCACGCCATACCGCGCGCGGGGTCTACACCGATTGATGATCTGGCCTGGGCAGACGATCAGGATGTGCTGATCGCGATTACCTGTAAGCCCTATCGCAGCGAAGTGGTCGAGGCGGTGCGCATTGCAAACGAACAGGGCGTGACGGTGATTGGTCTGTCGGACAGTCCCGCAAGCCCGATCATCCGCAATGCCACGCACGGCTTTGTCGTGTCAGCCGACACGCCGCAGTTCTTTCCATCGTCGGTCAGCACAATTGCCATGCTTGAGACGCTGTTGTCCTTCGTGATCGCCGTGGCGAGTGACGAGATTGCCGGGCGCGTTGCCAAGTTTCACGCGCGCCGCCACGCCTTTGGCATCTATGATGAGGGTCTGGATGGGTGA
- a CDS encoding prephenate dehydratase: MTARIAFQGELGAYGHQACVEARPNHDPLPCPTFEAAIEAVRKGDADLGMIAVENSTYGRVADVHSLLPDSGLHIVDEAFVRVHINLLARPGAQLAQIDRALGHVVILPQCAGFLREHGITGQTSSDNAKAARDVSEGDDMTIGALASELAADIYGLNIVARHIEDHDRNTTRFLVMSREPDYKKRGKHGMMTSFVFRVRNIPAALYKAMGGFATNGVNMTKLESYMVGGNFNATQFYAEIEGHPDDRNVALALEELDYFTDHIKLMGVYPTAPRRHERG, from the coding sequence ATGACTGCTCGAATTGCCTTTCAGGGAGAGTTGGGCGCATACGGCCATCAGGCCTGTGTCGAAGCACGCCCCAACCATGACCCGTTGCCCTGTCCAACGTTTGAAGCGGCAATCGAAGCTGTGCGCAAAGGCGATGCAGACCTGGGCATGATAGCCGTCGAAAATTCGACCTATGGCCGCGTTGCGGACGTGCATTCACTGCTGCCTGACAGCGGGTTGCACATCGTGGACGAGGCCTTCGTGCGTGTGCATATCAACCTTCTGGCGCGTCCCGGCGCACAATTGGCGCAAATCGACCGCGCCTTGGGGCATGTGGTGATTCTTCCGCAATGCGCGGGGTTCCTGCGCGAACACGGGATCACCGGGCAGACAAGTTCCGACAATGCCAAGGCCGCGCGCGATGTGTCCGAAGGCGATGACATGACCATCGGCGCGCTCGCCTCCGAACTGGCCGCCGATATCTACGGGCTAAACATCGTGGCCCGCCATATCGAGGATCACGACCGCAACACCACCCGCTTTCTGGTGATGAGCCGCGAGCCCGATTACAAGAAACGCGGCAAACACGGGATGATGACCAGCTTTGTCTTCCGTGTCCGCAACATCCCTGCCGCGCTCTACAAGGCGATGGGTGGCTTTGCGACCAATGGCGTGAACATGACCAAGCTCGAAAGCTATATGGTCGGCGGCAACTTCAACGCCACGCAATTCTACGCGGAAATCGAGGGTCACCCAGATGACCGCAATGTCGCACTTGCGCTGGAAGAACTCGACTATTTCACCGACCACATCAAACTGATGGGCGTCTATCCCACCGCACCACGGCGGCACGAGCGCGGTTAG
- a CDS encoding GFA family protein, producing the protein MADLSGRCACGQVRWTSPGPVLWAGHCHCDSCRRATSSPFTSFFGVPRATCQIIGRLAERRSSGGQVRRQHCPECGAQITYQYVGWPDETHLYAATLDDPAAFQPQAHYHFAEALPWVRITDGLPRYAASAENADPLP; encoded by the coding sequence ATGGCTGATTTGTCAGGGCGTTGCGCCTGCGGGCAAGTGCGGTGGACCTCACCGGGGCCGGTGCTTTGGGCCGGTCACTGCCATTGTGACAGCTGTCGCCGCGCCACGTCTTCACCCTTTACCAGCTTTTTCGGTGTGCCGCGTGCCACGTGTCAGATAATTGGCCGGCTTGCCGAACGCCGGTCATCAGGCGGGCAGGTGCGGCGGCAGCATTGCCCAGAGTGCGGCGCGCAGATTACATATCAGTATGTTGGCTGGCCCGATGAGACCCACCTTTATGCCGCCACACTGGACGACCCCGCCGCGTTTCAACCGCAGGCGCACTATCACTTTGCCGAGGCCCTCCCATGGGTCCGCATCACCGATGGCCTGCCGCGATATGCGGCGTCTGCTGAGAACGCCGATCCGCTGCCCTAG